A window of the Brassica napus cultivar Da-Ae chromosome C5, Da-Ae, whole genome shotgun sequence genome harbors these coding sequences:
- the LOC125587321 gene encoding uncharacterized protein LOC125587321 → MRHHLIEGLKDQYMTIENPLDLWNALRHRYDHQKMVLLPKARHDWMHLRFMDFKSVDEYNSALFKIVSILKLCGEEVSDVMMLEKTSTTFNQSNSVLQQQYRTKGFATYTELISCLLLAEANNELLMKNSGARPAGTAPLPEAHDVEKKDPKETY, encoded by the coding sequence atgcgccatcatctcattgaaggtcttaAGGATCAGTACATGACGATTGAGAATCCATTGGATCTTTGGAATGCTTTAAGGCACAGATACGATCACCAAAagatggtgttgcttccaaaggcaagGCACGATTGGATGCATCTCAGATTCATGGACTTtaagtccgtggacgagtaCAACTCGGCCTTGTTCAAAATCGTCTCAATATTAAAACTGTGTGGTGAAGAAGTGTCTGATGTGatgatgcttgaaaagacctCTACGACTTTCAATCAGTCGAATTCTGTGTTGCAGCAGCAATATAGAACAAAAGGTTTTGCCACATACACTGAGCTGATCTCCTGTCTACtcttggccgaggcaaacaatgagcttCTCATGAAGAACAGTGGAGCTAGACCGGCCGGGACAGCACCATTACCCGAAGCCCATGATgttgaaaagaaagatcccaaagaaACCTACTAA